The DNA window CATAAATAATCAAGATACAAGAAACAATAACCAAAGAATAATCAATAATCAAATTTCAAAACTATTTAGTTATTGGTGTTTGGAGCTTATTTGGTTATTGTATCTTGGTGATTGTATCTTAGAAAATTACTCCTCAATCATCACTTCATCACCTTCGGACAAAAACCCTCCATTCTCAACAACCACCAAATCCCCTTCATCCAACCCAGAAACAATCTCCACCATCTCTCCATAAACCTCACCAACTTCCACTATCCGCTTATTAACCCCACTAACCCCTTGGTCATTCGCGTCCCTTGTTTCTTGTTTCTTGTTTCTTGTTTCTACGATCCACGCGTAAGACTCATTCTGACCCACAACCACCGTAGCCAAAGGCAAAATAATCATGTCACTCCTTTTATACGTCAACTCAATCTCCACCTCCGCCACCTCTCCAGGCACAAACTGATAATCACTATTATCCGCCTCAACCTTAATCTTCACCTTTCCGCTCGCTCCCAAAGCCGCCGGCCCTATCTCCGTCAAAATTCCAACGTAACCGTCGTCGTCCCTTGTTTCTTGTTTCTTATTTCTTATTTCTAAAATCTTGACTTCCTGTCCAATCGTCAAATATCTCACCTCCCGCGTCCCAATCTCCAATTCTATTTCAACAAAATCCACATCTCCCATCTCCATCACGGGTGTGCCAATACTCACCTGATCGCCAACTTCAACCAAATTGGAAAACACCACCCCGCTAAATTTCGCTGGTATTCCCAGATTATCAAACTGATATTTAGCCAGGTCAAACTGGGCTTGGGCCCCATTAAACTGGGCTTGGGCCCCCAGTTCTCTTAGCTCTATTCCAGAAATTGCTAGCTCTAAAGAGGCGCGAGCACTTTCTAAACCATTTTCTGCCTGTTCAGATTGAATCTCCGCTGTCTCTATCGCCGACTCCGCCGAAATTTTTGCTGTTCTAATTCCATTTACAGCGCCCTTAATCCCGGAATTCACCGTATTCAAAGAAATCAATAAACCACTCAACTGGATTTTATAATTGCTAATCACGGCGTCTGATATCTCAATTGTAGACATGCAATAGTTCAAATCAACATAAGCCAAATCCGCCAACTTTTTAACTTTCTCAATCAACTCATCCATCTCCTCCAAGTCACCCTCAATCTCTCCATCGTCGTAGTCGTCGTCCCTTGTTTCTTGTTTTCGACAGAACCTGCCGTTCGAGGCCCTGAGGCCCTCAGGCCCGAATGGGAGCTTGCCGAAGGTCTTGTTTCTTGTTTCTTCTCTATTTCTTAATTTCTCAATTTCTTCTGCATACAGCCCCTTCACCCGCATAAAACTATTTTCTGCATCCGTCCTCGCCTGGCTATTAGAATTTAATAAATTTTTGAATGCATAATCACCCATTATACCGCCGCCTAAAAATCTCATCATTTGGTCAATGGCGCTATAAGCGCTGGAATAACTAGCGCGGCCAGAATCAAGCGCGGTTTTTACGGCTTGCTCAGCCGAATTTTTAGCGCTGGCCAAACTTACCTTCGCCAAACTTAAACCGGCTTCCGCGCTTTTGACTCCCAACTCGGCCTGCTTCACGCTTTCTTCACTCGCGGCTTCCACTTCTCTTAAGTTTTCTTCAGCAGTCATCAAGCTTGATAAAGCATTATAATAATTAGTTTCTATGGCATCATCATAAATCCGAAAAAGCTCTTGTCCGGCCCAGACTTCTTCGCCAATGGGTGTGATATATTGCAAAAAGCCATTAGTCAAACTTTTAACTAAGGTATATTTTTTGGGCTTAACTTTTCCGTTTAAAATAATTGGTATCCGAATTTCATCTTGGGTCTCAATTATTTGAACTTTAACTTTGGGGGTTACTTTCTCTTCTGGCCCAGCTTCAATCTCCGTTTGTCTGGATTTAAAAATCCCAACCCAGGCAATCGCTAAAATAATTACCAAAGCTAAATAAATTTTCTTTTTTTTACTCATAAAAAATGATTAAAATTTATTCGTGCGCGTTTATTTGTCCCGCTGCCGAAGATTCGCATACGGATACTAAGTTGAATAATCTTAGCGTAAAATTTTAAAAAGGTCAATGCTTCCCTCTTTAGTGGTCCTCCTTTGAGCTCCTTTTTTTATTCGGAAAAAATAACGGATTTGGGAGTTTGAAGGGTTGATTTTGGGGGTTACTCCGTGAAATTGAGTCCGCGGACTCGCTATTTCCCAGAGTTGATTTTTTGGGGGGGAAGAGTAAGATAATGTTAGGAGGCAAGAATGTCAAAAGAAAAAATCTACAATTTAAAAACTTTGCCAGAAGAAAAAAGGCCCCGGGGAAAATTAATAGCTAAGGGTCCAGATATTTTGAAAAATTACGAGCTTTTGGCTGTTATTTTAGGTACTGGATATAGAGATGAGAATGTTTTAGAATTAGCCCATCGGATTTTGCAAGATTATGGCTCTAAAGCG is part of the Patescibacteria group bacterium genome and encodes:
- a CDS encoding efflux RND transporter periplasmic adaptor subunit, producing the protein MSKKKKIYLALVIILAIAWVGIFKSRQTEIEAGPEEKVTPKVKVQIIETQDEIRIPIILNGKVKPKKYTLVKSLTNGFLQYITPIGEEVWAGQELFRIYDDAIETNYYNALSSLMTAEENLREVEAASEESVKQAELGVKSAEAGLSLAKVSLASAKNSAEQAVKTALDSGRASYSSAYSAIDQMMRFLGGGIMGDYAFKNLLNSNSQARTDAENSFMRVKGLYAEEIEKLRNREETRNKTFGKLPFGPEGLRASNGRFCRKQETRDDDYDDGEIEGDLEEMDELIEKVKKLADLAYVDLNYCMSTIEISDAVISNYKIQLSGLLISLNTVNSGIKGAVNGIRTAKISAESAIETAEIQSEQAENGLESARASLELAISGIELRELGAQAQFNGAQAQFDLAKYQFDNLGIPAKFSGVVFSNLVEVGDQVSIGTPVMEMGDVDFVEIELEIGTREVRYLTIGQEVKILEIRNKKQETRDDDGYVGILTEIGPAALGASGKVKIKVEADNSDYQFVPGEVAEVEIELTYKRSDMIILPLATVVVGQNESYAWIVETRNKKQETRDANDQGVSGVNKRIVEVGEVYGEMVEIVSGLDEGDLVVVENGGFLSEGDEVMIEE